CCCCGCCTGGTTCCCGAATGGCGATGAGATCCTTCTGGTCTCCAATCGGGACGTCGCGCTCGGATCAGGGAACGTCTTTCGAGTGCCGGCACGGGAGGATGGGTTCGACGAACGCATCCCTGTCTTGGCTGAACAAACACTCTACCGCACGCAGCCCGATGTCTCGATCGATGGTCGTCGTTTCATTTTCTCGTCCACGCGAGGAACGGCTGACCAGTACAACAACCTTTACGTCCAGCCGACCGCAGGTGGCGAACCGTACAAGATGACCTTCTACGACTATGACGCGTTCCACCCACGCTGGTCCCCGGACGGCGAGTGGATCGCTTTCATCGCAAACGCCGGTGGCCTTCCACAGCTCAAGCTCCTCGAGACCTACGGCGGAAAACTCATCGATGTCGACATCACCGGTCAGGGTTGGCTGAACCCCGTCGGGCGCCTCAGCGTGACCACGCTCGGCCCCGAGGGAAGTCCAGTCGGAAGTCGTGTCCACATCACGGCGGCAGATGGGAAGTTCTATGCGCCTGCGAACGAGTACGCACGCATGCCCCAGCGCGCACGCATGGGCGCGTTCCACCACGAGGGCTCGTTTACGATCGAGCTACCCGCCGGTGAGACGAGCTTCACCGTGGTGAAGGGCTTCGAGCACATACCGGTCGAGCAGACCGTGACCATTCAGGAAGGACAAACCACGGAGCTCACGGTCCGGCTCAAGTACCTGGTCGATATGGAGGCTCGAGGTTGGTACAGCGGCTCGACCCACGTGCATGCCAATTACGGCGGCAACATGCACAACTCACTCGAGAATCTGATGATGATGTCGGAAGGTGAAGACCAGGACATCGTCCTCGAGCAGATTGCGAACAAAGACAACCGAATTCTTGACTATCACTACTTCCGCCCGGGTGGCGGCGCACATCCTTTGTCGACCGAAGATCGCATCGTTGTCGTCGGGCAGGAGTATCGGCCACCCTTTTACGGACACGTTTTCATGTTCGGGATGACCGAGCATCTCATCTCGCCCTTCACTACCGGTTACGAAGGGACTGGGATCGAGAGTCTGTATCCGTCCAACACGGACATGTTTAGGAAGGCGAAACGCCAGGGTGCATGGACAGGCTATGTCCACTCGTTCTACGACGGGGACCCACTGGAGGGGAACCTGGGCGGGGCGAAGGGCTTCATCGTCGACGCGGCACTTGCCACCACGGACGCGATCGAGTGGTCTACCTCACAAACCGGGTGGCCACCTCTCTACGCCGTGTGGAACAACGGCATCCGGACGACCCTGGTTGGTGGAGAGGACTCGATCAGCAATCTGCACACGACACCGCTGCTAGGGTCGGTTCGTACCTACGTCCAGATTCCGAATGGCGACTTCACCATGGAGAATTGGCTCAACGGCATGAAGGACGGGCACGCCTTTTTCTCGAACGGCGCCCTCGTCGAGTTCGAGCTGGACGGCCGCATACCGGGCGAGACCATCGAGCTCTCTTCGGGCGAAGAAATCGTCGCCTCTCTCGAGATCAACTCGGTAACCCCGCTCGAGCGTGCAGAGATCGTATTCAATGGTGAAGTGATCGCATCCATCCCGTTCACCGGCGACCGTACCACTCTGTCTTTCGAACGCTCATTTCGTCCAGCTGAATCCGGCTGGTACCACGTACGGGTAAACGGAACCCCGGAAGACAGCTTTCCGATGGATATCAACTGGGTACAGGCAGCGACCAACCCGATCTGGGTGACCGTCGATGGCGCGCCGCCTCGGTCGGCCGAATCTGCCGATTACGCACTCGCATGGATCGACAAGCTGCAGGAGATGGCTGAGGCGTGGCCAGATTGGCGATCTGAGAATGAGAAGGACCACGTCTACGGGCAGTTCGATGAGGCCCGTGCGATTTACCAGAGCTTCAAGGCCGAGGCTTCGAACAGGTAGAAGCCGACCGCGATGAACTCGGCGAACGAAACCGGCCCGGCCCATGTGTGGGCCGGGCCGGTTCTCATGGTATGGCTGCCAGAAGAGCATTCCGGACAGCAGATTCATGACGGCAAGCGCCACACTCGCCTAGGCTTCGAGCTTCACGAGCTGGGACTCTATGTCACCAGCAGGTCGCAAAGCGGGCTTCGCGCCAAAGAGACGAGAGAGAAATGACATGAGTCTGAGCTACCGTCTTACTCAACGACCTCGAACAACTCAATCTCGAAAATCAGAGTCGAGTTCGGACCGATGACCGGACCCGACCCGTTCGGACCGTACGCGATCTCGGACGGAATCACGATCCGGAAGTGACTGCCGGCATTCATAAGCAGGAGCGCTTCCGTAAAGCCAGAAATCAGGCGCCCCGCATTGAAGACAACCGGGTCGCCTTCATACGAAGCGTCGAACTCGGTGCCGTCGATGAGGCTGCCACGGTAGTGGAGGCGCACATCGTCCTCAGCCGTGGGCATCGGACCGTCGCCGGCACGCAAAACCTCGTATTGAAGTCCACTCGCCGTGGTCGTAACTCCATCACGTGCAGCGTTTTCCGTTTGATAGGCAGCACCCGCTTCGGCATTTTCAGTCCCCTGAGCCGCGGCGGACTGCGCCGCCGCTGCCTGAATCTGTTGCCCAAAGGCCTGCAGAACCGGCTGGAGAACCTCGTCGGACAGGGCCTGCTCGTTCTGGTCGAGTGCGTCACCGACGCCGCGCATGAAGGCGGCGCGATCGAGGCGCTCCTTGGTATCAATGATCTGGCGGCCGAGGTTGAGACCGATGCCGTAGCTGGCCTTCTGATCATCCGAGTCCAAGGCGGCGTTCTCGCATCCAGCCAAAGCCACCGAAGCCCCGAGGAGGGCAACACCAATCCGAGCAGTCATCATAATTTTTCTTCGCATTTAAAATTGAGGACTCCTAACGTAACCCGCCGGTGCGCAGTGCCCAACGGGAGATCCGGTGACGGCGGGCCAAAGTGCTTCTGTCCAGAAAGACGACCGCACCTCACCTTGTCTCCCCTGTACGGTGCGTTCGACCCTATTGGAGACTCAAGAATGAACAGGATGCTTCGGCCGTTCTCCGGCCTGCTTCTGGCCCTCCTTCTCGCGGCCCCACTCTCGGCACAAAGCCAGCGTGACCCCGAGGCGGTGCTCGCTGACAAGAGCTTCGTGGCCCCTGCTGGGGATATCGCGGAGATGGTGCTCGCTCCCCGCTACCTGAACGCCACGCTGACGAGTGTCAGTCCCGACAAGCGGTGGTTCATTCACGAGGTCGGCGATGGCCCAGTGACAATGGATCGCTTCTCGAAGGATTTCGATGAGCTCGGGGGCGTATTTATCGACTACGCCGCGAACCGCCATCGGAACCTCACAATCCGCACGAACATCGGCGTCAATGTCATATCGGCGGCAGACGGTTCCACGACGAGCATGGACGTGCCTGACGGCGCCCGCGTGTCGAACGCGACCTGGTCGCCAGATGGATCTCAGATCGCGTACTACGTGCATACCCCTGTGGAAACACACATTTACGTCGCTGACCCAGCAAGCGGCGATTCGCGGAAAGTCACCCGAACCCCGGTCCTGGCCACGATGGTCACTGGGTTCGAGTGGACGGGATCGAGCGAAGAAATCGCAACAGTTCTGGTCCCGGACGATCGTTCTGCCCGCCCGCTCCCTTCGAGGATGCCCACAGGGCCGCAGGTGAAGCAGACGAACGAAGGGGAGAACATGCTCCGTACATACGCGAGCCTCATGGCGACGCCATATGACGAGGAGTTGCTCGAATGGCATGCGACCGGACAGCTCGTCGCAATCGACGTGGACAGTCGTGACGTCACCGAGCTCGGTTCGCCGGGCATGATCACGAGCTTCGATTTCTCACCAACTGGGGAGTACACCCGGGTAGAGACGATGCAGAAGCCATTCAGCTACGTCGTTCCAGTCCGGAGCTTCGGGCACGTCGAAGAAGTCTGGAATCGCGTGGGTACGGTGATGGTCGAGCTTGAAGTCGCGGAGACCCAGCTCGGTATCGACGGCAACCTGCCTTCGGCACCGGGTGTCGGCGGAGAAGGTGAGGAGCCGGACCGTCGTCAACTTGCCTGGCGGGAAGACGGCGCAGGCCTAACCTACCTCCAGCAGGAGGTCGCAGACGAAGATGAAGATGAGTCGAGCCGCGGCGGAGGCCGCGCCGATCGGGTCGTCCTGTGGGCAGCACCCTTCGACGAGTCCAGTACGATCATGCTGTTCGAAGCGGAGCGGCGTATGTCTTCGGTACGCTACTCGGCGGATCACTCGATGCTCTTCATTTCAGAGCGGCCATCAGGCCGCGGTGCGACCGGCACAGTGAGGGAGTACGCAGTCGACCTGTCTGACACGGAGGCGATCTTCGATCTGACTGAGTACGAGTCCGATGATTTCTACGAGAACCCGGGCACACTCCTCACCGAGGGCGGGCGAGTGCCTTCCGGCGGACGTGGCGGATTCAGTGGCGGCGCCACAGGCGGTATCGTCCAGACATCCGCCGACGGTCAGTACGCCTACCTCTACGGAAACACGTACAACAAAGACCCGATGGTAGAGAGCCCACGAAACTTCATCGATCGGATCGAGATCCGGAGTGGAGAGAAGACTCGGGTATACGAAGCGAACAACACCGATCAGTACGAGCGGGTGATTTCGGTGCTGGACATTGAAGCCGAGACCTTCGTGGTCTCCCGGGAATCTAGATTGGAGATCGCCCAGTCCCACCTTCTCTCGGACGGCCAGCGTACGCAGTTGACGAAGAACATCGACTACACGCCGCAGATGACCGCGGCACCGCGTCAGCGCTTCACCGTGGAGCGGCCGGACGGGTTCCGTTTTCTGGTCAACGTCACCCTGCCCCCGGGCTATCAGGAAGGCACACGACTCCCGGCGATGTTCTGGTTCTATCCGCGAGAATTCACAGACCAGGAGAGCTACGACGAGCAGGGGCGGACATATAACAAGAACGCATTCCCTAGCTACGGGACGCGCTCGATGCAGTACCTGGTACAGCAGGGCTACGCCGTCGTCGAGCCGGATGCACCAATCGTCGGAAACGCCGGTGCCATGAACAACAACTACGAGCATGACCTGCGGAACAACCTCGCGGCTGTCATCGACGAACTGGACCGTCGGGAACTTGTCGATCGTCAAAAATTGGGCATTGGCGGACACTCGTACGGAGCATTCAGCACGGCGAACGCCATGGTCCACACGCCCTTCTTCAAAGCGGGTATCGCGGGAGACGGCAACTTCAACCGTACGCTGACACCTCTCATGTTTCAGAGCGAGCGTAGAGTCTTCTGGGACGCGAAGGACGTCTATACATCGATGTCGCCGTTCTTCAGCGCGAACAACCTGACGGGGGCGCTCCTGATCTACCACGGGATGAATGATCAGAACGTGGGGACGGCGCTCAACCATGCCCCTCGCATGTTCCACGCGCTGAACGGGCTCGGGAAAGACGCTTCGATGTACCTCTATCCCTATGAGGATCACGGTCCCGCAAGTCGAGACACGCTTCTGGACCTGTGGGGTCGATGGACCGCATTCCTTGACGTCCATCTGAAAGACGATACGACTCAGCCAATCACGCAGGAGCAGGGCATGTAGATCCAGTCACCTCGGGTCCGGCAGCTTTTACGCGATCCGAGGGCCAGTTGTGGCAGAATCGGGCGGAAGGGGTCGAGAGGCTTCTTCCGCCCGATTCGCGTAAGGGGATGGCGCGATTTTCAGGCACAATTCGCACTCAACGATTTTGCCTTTGGGCGCGTCCAGTCCAATACGAACGGGCTCACCTAGGCGCTGAGCACCAGCCGCGAAAGAATATGAGACCTCGCCCGGTTCCGACCGGGCGGGGTTTTCGTTTGCCCTCTCAAGTCGCAGAATGACAAAGCGCTCCCCTTAACCCCGTCGACCATGTTCTCTCGAACTACGTCTCCACTCGGCATGGCCCTTGTTTTGGCCGTGCTCGCGACCCCATCCCAGGCCATAGCTCAGTCTGCCGAGCAGTCCGCTCGGCTCGACGAGATCTTCGCGGACTGGGACACAGAGATGTCCCCTGGCTGCACGGTGGGAGTTACCCGACACGGCGAGACGGTGGTTGAGCGAGCGTACGGTATGGCGGACCTCGAACACGCCGTAGCGAACACGCCGGAGACGATCCTGGAAGGTGGTTCTGTGTCCAAGCAGTTCACCGCCGCGGCCATCGTCCTCCTCGTTCTCGACGGGAAGCTTACTCTGGACGACGACATTCGGACGTACGTGCCGGAACTCCCGGACTACGGACAGACGATCACACTCCATCACCTCATGACGCATACGAGCGGGCTCAGGGACTGGGGCAGCGTGGCATCGATCTCCGGGTGGGGGCGAGAACAGAGGAGTCATGACCATGACGACGTGATCGACATACTCAGTCGACAGACGGCTCTGAATTTCGAACCCGGCCACGAGTACTCCTACAGCAACAGTGGTTACAACCTCCTGGCGGTTGTCGTCGATCGAGTGAGTGGAATGTCGTTCGCTGACTTCTCTACTACACGCATCTTCGAGCCTCTCGAAATGCACAGCACTCAGTGGCGGGATGACTATCGGCGCATCGTTCCCGGTCGCAGTTCTGCTTACAACAGGACGGACGACGGATGGGAGATCAATCGTCCAATCGAGTACGTACACGGGAACGGCGGGATTCTCACGACGGTGGGGGATCTCGGGATCTGGAACCAGGCGTTGACCGATGGACGACTCGGTGGCCAGGATTTCCTCCGCCTGATGCACCAGCAGGGTCGTCTCAACGACGGGACCCAGATCAGCTATGCCGGAGGACTGCAAGTCGGGACATTCGCCGGCGTGTCCTCGGTCACCCACACCGGCTCTACCGCCGGCTACCGAGCGTTCCTGGCGCGATATCCCGAACAGGGACTGTCTGTGGCAATGCTGTGCAACGCGTCCAACGTTTCAACGAGCGGAAACGGTACACGGATTTCTCGAGCGTTTCTGGGGCGAGCCGCGGCTGAAGTCGAGCCGCCAGCATACGAGGCGAACTCCAAAGCATTCGATCTGCCTCCCTATGAGGGCCTCTACCGCGAGCCCGTCACCGGCACGTTCGTCTGGCTGGCATTAGGAGAACGGGGTGTACTCCTATCGGGACAGACATCCCTGCTTCCTCTGTCGTCGACAGAATTCCAGGTCGGATCGTCGAGCCGGAGGTACATCTTCGAGCGCGAAGGAAGTCAGATCTCTGGCTTTCGGCTCGACGACGGCCAGTCATTCGCTCGCCGCTACGAACGAGTCGAGGCATGGAGTCCGACGGAGCGCGATCTGGATGACTTCATCGGCACCTATCGCAGCGACGATGCGGAAACGACCATCTTAGTTCGACGCGAGTCGGAAACGTTGAGCCTCTGGCAACGGCCCAACGACAGCCATTCGGTCACACCAGTGTACTCCGATGCGTTTACGGGCCGAGGCACGATCGTCCGATTTCGGAGAGACGCGCGGGGTAGCGTGATCGGGCTGTCGTTGAGCATGGGTCGGGTCTATGACATGCGATTCGCCCGGGCAGATAGCTGACTAGCGCACCCCTGACCACATCCGTATCTAAGCTTCCCCATGAGTATCGGCCCGTCGAGTCATTGATGCGGCCTTCTACGCGCGAAAAACCAGGAGATGGACCATGAATGTGTTTCGTCCTAACTCGCTCGTTTCCGCCCCCTTCGCTGCGGCCACTGGGCTGGCCCTTGCGGGCGGGATCGCAACGGCGTCTGCGCAGGAATCTCAACGGCTGACGCTCGACCATTACATGGACATGGAGTCGGTCTCAAGTCCCCAGATCTCCCCGGACGGGACAACGATCGTCTATACTCGAAGCTGGACGGACAAGGTGAACGATTCGCGCGAGAGCTCTCTATGGATTATGGACGCCGAGGGAGGACGAAACCGGCATCTTCTCGACGCGGGGTCCGCTCAATGGTCGCCGGACGGCACGCGAATCCTCTACACCGCGCCGGGCGATCCAGGAGGGGCTCAGCTTCATGTCCGATGGATGGATGCTGAGGGCGCGGTGTCTCAGATCACCCGACTCGAGAATGGCCCCGATAGCCCCCTGTGGTCGCCCGACGGGAACTGGATCGCGTTCACAAGCCGCGTCGACGACGCAGCAGACTTCGCGGGGGTGCAGCTGCCAGACCGGCCCGATGGAGCGAAATGGACCCCCGACCCCAAAATCGTCGAGCGAGCTGGGTACAAGCGAGATCGCGCCGGCTATGTCGACACCGGGTGGACGCAAGTCTTCGTGGTACCTGCGGAAGGTGGCACCGCCCGCCAGTTGACCTACGGGTACTGGAACCACTCGGGTATCTCTTGGAATCCCGACGGATCCGAACTGTACTTCACCTCTTATCGCCGAGAGGACTGGAACCGGCCTGAGAACTGGGGAGAGTCTGAGATCTATTCGGTTTCGGTAGCGAGCGGGGGAATCACACAGCTCACGGACAGGCGTGGCCCTGATGGAAACGCGGTGCCGTCCCCCGACGGTGAGCGCATCGCGTATATCGCCGGGGACGAGCACGATGATACCTACCGCAACTCCCGCATCTACCTCATGGATCGAGACGGCTCGAACTCGCAACTCATCTCGGATGATTACGATCGGCAGTCCGGCGGCATGGTATGGGCGACCGATGGAAGTGGCCTGTATTTCAACGTCAGCCGCGACGGCTACCGCGGCCTTCATTTCGTCTCGGCAGAAGGCGGCGTCCGACAGCTCACGGCAGGCCAGCAGGTGTTGTCGCTCTCTTCATTCAGTGACGATGGGACGGCAGTGGGCACAATCGCCTCTGCGTACGAACCCGGCGACCTATATCGCTTCGACTTGGCCGCCCCCAATACCACGACTCGTCTGACACAGGTGAACAGGGACGTCCTGCACGGCGTGAGCCTCGGCGAGGTCGAGGAGATCTGGTACGAGTCTGAGCCCTACGATGTTCAGGGCTGGATCGTGAAGCCTCCGAATTTTGACCCAGGTCGCGAGTATCCACTCATGCTGGCCATCCACGGCGGACCGCATGGGATGTACAACGGCGGCTTCAATTTCGCGTTCCAGGAGCATGCTTCGAACGACTTTGTGGTTCTGTACACGAATCCGAGAGGTTCAACCGGATACGGAACAGACTTCGCAAACGCGATCAACCACGACTACCCTGGTGTTGACATGCAGGACCTCATGCGCGGCGTCGACGAGATGCTCGAAACGGGGTATGTCGACGAAGAAAACCTCTTCGTATACGGATGCTCGGGCGGCGGGATCCTCACCACTTACATCGTCGGAAACACCGATCGTTTCACTGCGGCCTCAGCCAACTGCCCGATCGTGAACTGGATGTCGGCTATGGGTACGTCGGATGCGGTCGGCTATGCAGGCACGTTCGAGAGCCCCTTCTGGGAAGATGCCACCGAGTGGATCGACCGGTCGTCGATCTTCTACGTCGGCGATGTCACGACCCCGACGATGCTCATGACGGGCGAGCTAGACTTGCGGACGCCGATGGGTCAGACCGAGGAGTACTACCAGGCGCTTCAGTATGTCGGGGTACCGACCGTAATGGTGCGGTTCCAGAACGAATGGCACGGTACCACATCGAATCCGTCGAACTTCCTGAGGACACAACTGTACTTGCGGAAGTGGTTCGCCCAGTGGGGTACGTACGAGGACCCGCTCGTCAGCTGAGGGAAGTGTGAACGGAATTGACCTTCGGATTGCGTCGGGTGTATTGCACTCCTACGGGCCTTTGATAGAGTTGAAGCCCGTCTGATAACGAATTCGGATGCGCTGTGAGCAATACATCAACTAAAATCAGCCCTGCGGAGCGTCTGCGCGGCATTCTTCCCGACGTTGAGATCGCGGCCCTCGGGCCGCTGATCGAAGAGATCGAGGAGCTGAAGATCCGCCGCAAGGCGGCGATTCTCGCGCACAATTACATGACGCCTGACATCTTCCATGGAGTCTCCGACTTCAAGGGCGACTCGCTCGCGATCGCCCGTATGGCGATGGAAATCGACGCAGAGGTCATCGTGATGGCCGGCGTTCACTTCATGGCGGAGACCGCCAAGATGGTGAACGAAGAGAAAACAGTCCTCATCCCGGATCTCGAAGCAGGGTGCTCACTGGCGGACGCGATTACCGGCGACGACGTGCGCCTGTTGAAGGAGCGGTACCCCGGGGTGCCCGTAGTCACCTATGTGAACACGTCCGCCGAAGTGAAGGCTGAGTCCGATATCTGCTGCACGTCTGGCAACGCGGTGCAGGTGGTCGAATCGCTCGGCGTTGATCGGGTGATCTTCCTGCCCGACCAGTACCTCGGACAGTGGGTCGCCCAGAACACCAGCGTCGACCTGATTCTTTGGGAAGGGTCGTGCATGGTGCACGAACGCTTCAATGCGGAAGAACTGCGTGGATATCGGGATCTGAACCCCGGCATCCAGATCATCGCCCACCCGGAGTGCCCACCCGACGTCCTTGATGAAGCAGACTATGTAGGCTCGACCGCCGGCATGATCAACTGGGTCAAAGACAAAAGACCTGCTCAGGTCGTGATGGTGACCGAGTGCTCGATGAGTGACAACGTGGCCGCAGAGTCTCCGGAGACGGAATTCATGCGCCCGTGCAACCTCTGCCCGCACATGAAGAGGATCACTCTCGAGGGTATTCGCGACGCGCTTCGCGACATGAAGCATGAAGTGACGATCCCTCCTGAAATCGCGGCTCGCGCTCGTGTTGCCGTCGAGCGAATGCTCGCCATCCCGGCCTAGTCGAACCATCGATCTCGACGGCTTCTTGACGGCCGCCCTCGAGGAGGATCTCGGGGAGCATGGCGATGTCACCTCGGACGCGACGATTGCAGAAGACACGGACGTTGTCGCGCACATGGTCGTGCGGGCCGACGGCTGTGTCGCGGGCCTCGGTGTTGCGCTGCGGGTGTTCGAACTGGTCGATGATGAACTGGCGATTGGCGCCCTGGCGACCGACGGCCAGGTGGTCCCAGCCGGCACGCGACTCGCAACGGTCACAGGCTCAGCCCGATCCGTGCTTTCCGCGGAACGCCTGGCCCTGAACCTGCTCGGGCAACTCAGCGGCGTCGCAACGGCAACGCGAGCACTGGTCGACCGTATCGACGGGACGAACGCCCAGATTATCGACACACGAAAAACGACACCGCTGCTTCGCTCTTTGCAGAAGATGGCCGTCGCGGCCGGTGGCGGTGGAAATCACCGAATGGGGTTGTTCGATCAGGTCCTCATCAAGGACAACCACGTCGAGGCCGTAGGCTCCTCCGCAGAGGCCGTCCGGCGGGCTCGCGCCCACGTCGGCGACGAGATGGTGGTCGAAGTAGAGATCGAGAGCCTCGACGACCTCGAAGGTGTGATAGAGGCAGGGGCTGACGTTGTCATGCTCGACAACATGGATCCTGAAACGATGGCCGAGGCCGTCCGGCGTACCGGTGGACGCGTGCAGTTGGAGGCGTCGGGAGGGATCACACTAGAGTCCGTACGGGCGGTGGCGGAGTCAGGGGTGGACCTCATTTCGGTCGGCTGGCTGACGCATTCCGCGCCTGCCCTCGATGTGGCCTTGGACTTCGAGACGAGCGCTGGCTGACCCGGCTCAACGGCATCGCGTTGTAGCCCCAGAGACAGCCTCGTAGGTTGCCCGTTTCCCCGCCTGTTCGCGGGCCGTCCAATCCGAATCGAGCGTGCCATGAGGGGTCTCACCCGATCTTTCGCGCCCTGCGCAATTTTTTTCGCCGGCATCCTGACCACGGTCACCCCGACAGCCGGGGCGGCCCAGGATGCAGCGACCGACCTGAGCAACGTCTTCGACCTGGGTCGCCTAGTGGCGGACACAAACGGCGACAGCGTCCCCGACTTCGTGAACGGCTCGCTGGTACTCGGCGCGAACCCGTCCGTCGGCGAGCTCTCAGCAGCCGCTGAGGTATCGGCACGTCTCGGCTTCGAGACGATGGCGCTCGACCTTCCGATCGCTCGCGGTGCGGGTGGTCAGATTCCGATCGTTATCGGGCGTGGCGGCCTGGCCGAGTCAGGGATCTCGACGCCGGGCATCGATCCTTCCTCACTCGACTCAGGTGAGGGGGCGGTGGTGGCCCGGGAGATCGACGGCAGGACATGGCTCTTTGTGGTCGGAGGAGACGACGACGGTCTCATCGCGGCAGCGCGCCTCTTTGCCGGGGTCCTCCCCCACACTCGAACGCTCTCGACCGCACGGCTGAACGAAGTCACGGATGACCTGTCTGAGGCGCTGCTCGCGTCGGGCATCGACGGTGCCACAATCCGCATCACGCAGGCACGCGCACGCGCCGGATTGGACGGAATTTCACGACTCATCGTAGAGGTCGACGGAGTCGATGCCGTCGCCGCGGAAGGCGCGCTCAACTGGCTGACCACGGCAGACGGAGTCACCCCCGATCGAGAAGGCGACGACGATCCTGGGAACCCGACGCCGGAAACGGAAGCTGTCGAACCTTCGGAGAACGAGGGCACTGGTGACGATGCTGCCGACGACAGTGACGCTGCGAGCCCCCCCCTATCCTACCCGGGCCTGGCCTCCGTCGAGGTTCGTATCGCAGGGGGTGCCTCACTGCGCCTCCCCGGGCGCGCGGCGCCCGATACGCCTGGACCGATCGCCGGCCGACCGGGCAGTGGTGGGAAAGACGATCTGGATCTTTCCAACGTGTACACCGCCGACGGGCTCCTCGGCGGCAGTCCGATCCCGAACACAATCGACGCGATGATCGTCCCGGGCTCCTCAGGGACTGCCGGCCTGCCTGACCTGGGAGCACGACTCGGTCTGGAATCCACGGGCCTCGTGGTGCCGCTCGTACAGCCCGCCGCGGACGTCACACGTCCGAGTAGCCAGCCCACCATGGTGCTCGTAGGGGTCGACAATGCGCTCACGGACCAGCTGGCCGACACGGGTCGAGTCGATTTAGCCGCGCTTCAACCTGGTGAAGGTCTGATCGAGCTCGTGCCAAATGCGTTCGGATCGAAACCAGCTCTGGTCATCACTGGCGGAGATGTGGCCGGTGCGGAGCGAGCACTCGACCAAGTGGCCCTCACCTTCCCTCATCTTGCTGAGCGAGGGAAGGATCGACCAACCATCGATGATGTTGAGCAGGATCTCTGGCACGCTCTCTCGGGGCATTCGCCGGCCGGGCAGGCCGCGATCGGTCTGTACAAGCTCGACCGTATCCTAGAGCAGCTCTCAGGAGAGTCGATCGCTTCCGCGTCGGTCCTCATGTCCGTCGAGAAGGCCGACCCAAGGCTGGTCGACGCCATCCGCACGAGGGTGGCCGAAAGCCTCGGCGCGTCCGCGGTCGACGTTACCGTCGACGACCGGGACGTCATGAACGCGGCCACCATCT
This genomic interval from Longimicrobiales bacterium contains the following:
- a CDS encoding CehA/McbA family metallohydrolase translates to MHQINWTTLATVTVTIGVLAGPLVAQERFGEYPAARMGANYMHNFYLPPAVNSTPWAPSWAPDGESVAVSMHGSIWSVDVETGRAIELVSGPKYYSSPDYSPDGRWLIYTADDNGHSIGLEVLDLGTGETHSLTGDEQVYADPSFSPDGSRVVYVSTQPTGYFNVYLRDVTDGNWAGEAVAVTTDNSFGRDRLYFGSEDIHINPAWFPNGDEILLVSNRDVALGSGNVFRVPAREDGFDERIPVLAEQTLYRTQPDVSIDGRRFIFSSTRGTADQYNNLYVQPTAGGEPYKMTFYDYDAFHPRWSPDGEWIAFIANAGGLPQLKLLETYGGKLIDVDITGQGWLNPVGRLSVTTLGPEGSPVGSRVHITAADGKFYAPANEYARMPQRARMGAFHHEGSFTIELPAGETSFTVVKGFEHIPVEQTVTIQEGQTTELTVRLKYLVDMEARGWYSGSTHVHANYGGNMHNSLENLMMMSEGEDQDIVLEQIANKDNRILDYHYFRPGGGAHPLSTEDRIVVVGQEYRPPFYGHVFMFGMTEHLISPFTTGYEGTGIESLYPSNTDMFRKAKRQGAWTGYVHSFYDGDPLEGNLGGAKGFIVDAALATTDAIEWSTSQTGWPPLYAVWNNGIRTTLVGGEDSISNLHTTPLLGSVRTYVQIPNGDFTMENWLNGMKDGHAFFSNGALVEFELDGRIPGETIELSSGEEIVASLEINSVTPLERAEIVFNGEVIASIPFTGDRTTLSFERSFRPAESGWYHVRVNGTPEDSFPMDINWVQAATNPIWVTVDGAPPRSAESADYALAWIDKLQEMAEAWPDWRSENEKDHVYGQFDEARAIYQSFKAEASNR
- a CDS encoding FKBP-type peptidyl-prolyl cis-trans isomerase encodes the protein MRRKIMMTARIGVALLGASVALAGCENAALDSDDQKASYGIGLNLGRQIIDTKERLDRAAFMRGVGDALDQNEQALSDEVLQPVLQAFGQQIQAAAAQSAAAQGTENAEAGAAYQTENAARDGVTTTASGLQYEVLRAGDGPMPTAEDDVRLHYRGSLIDGTEFDASYEGDPVVFNAGRLISGFTEALLLMNAGSHFRIVIPSEIAYGPNGSGPVIGPNSTLIFEIELFEVVE
- a CDS encoding prolyl oligopeptidase family serine peptidase; translation: MNRMLRPFSGLLLALLLAAPLSAQSQRDPEAVLADKSFVAPAGDIAEMVLAPRYLNATLTSVSPDKRWFIHEVGDGPVTMDRFSKDFDELGGVFIDYAANRHRNLTIRTNIGVNVISAADGSTTSMDVPDGARVSNATWSPDGSQIAYYVHTPVETHIYVADPASGDSRKVTRTPVLATMVTGFEWTGSSEEIATVLVPDDRSARPLPSRMPTGPQVKQTNEGENMLRTYASLMATPYDEELLEWHATGQLVAIDVDSRDVTELGSPGMITSFDFSPTGEYTRVETMQKPFSYVVPVRSFGHVEEVWNRVGTVMVELEVAETQLGIDGNLPSAPGVGGEGEEPDRRQLAWREDGAGLTYLQQEVADEDEDESSRGGGRADRVVLWAAPFDESSTIMLFEAERRMSSVRYSADHSMLFISERPSGRGATGTVREYAVDLSDTEAIFDLTEYESDDFYENPGTLLTEGGRVPSGGRGGFSGGATGGIVQTSADGQYAYLYGNTYNKDPMVESPRNFIDRIEIRSGEKTRVYEANNTDQYERVISVLDIEAETFVVSRESRLEIAQSHLLSDGQRTQLTKNIDYTPQMTAAPRQRFTVERPDGFRFLVNVTLPPGYQEGTRLPAMFWFYPREFTDQESYDEQGRTYNKNAFPSYGTRSMQYLVQQGYAVVEPDAPIVGNAGAMNNNYEHDLRNNLAAVIDELDRRELVDRQKLGIGGHSYGAFSTANAMVHTPFFKAGIAGDGNFNRTLTPLMFQSERRVFWDAKDVYTSMSPFFSANNLTGALLIYHGMNDQNVGTALNHAPRMFHALNGLGKDASMYLYPYEDHGPASRDTLLDLWGRWTAFLDVHLKDDTTQPITQEQGM
- a CDS encoding serine hydrolase, which encodes MALVLAVLATPSQAIAQSAEQSARLDEIFADWDTEMSPGCTVGVTRHGETVVERAYGMADLEHAVANTPETILEGGSVSKQFTAAAIVLLVLDGKLTLDDDIRTYVPELPDYGQTITLHHLMTHTSGLRDWGSVASISGWGREQRSHDHDDVIDILSRQTALNFEPGHEYSYSNSGYNLLAVVVDRVSGMSFADFSTTRIFEPLEMHSTQWRDDYRRIVPGRSSAYNRTDDGWEINRPIEYVHGNGGILTTVGDLGIWNQALTDGRLGGQDFLRLMHQQGRLNDGTQISYAGGLQVGTFAGVSSVTHTGSTAGYRAFLARYPEQGLSVAMLCNASNVSTSGNGTRISRAFLGRAAAEVEPPAYEANSKAFDLPPYEGLYREPVTGTFVWLALGERGVLLSGQTSLLPLSSTEFQVGSSSRRYIFEREGSQISGFRLDDGQSFARRYERVEAWSPTERDLDDFIGTYRSDDAETTILVRRESETLSLWQRPNDSHSVTPVYSDAFTGRGTIVRFRRDARGSVIGLSLSMGRVYDMRFARADS